The proteins below come from a single Vidua chalybeata isolate OUT-0048 chromosome 1, bVidCha1 merged haplotype, whole genome shotgun sequence genomic window:
- the TMIE gene encoding transmembrane inner ear expressed protein isoform X2, with product MAWDPSWDFWGFSCLVLLRSRLSLAQLIEATTAPPKKKPDPVTSETVVIWGLRLWQVVGIFALFVLSIIITLCCIFKCRIPRTRKEIEARYAQRQAAKNYADKLDTVPPLGELTEIPGGAVIP from the exons ATGGCGTGGGATCCaagctgggatttttggggattttcctgcCTCGTCCTGCTCCGATCCCGACTTTCCCTGGCGCAGCTGATCgag GCCACCACGGCACCTCCCAAAAAAAAGCCGGATCCGGTGACGTCGGAGACCGTGGTGATCTGGGGGCTGCGCCTCTGGCAGGTGGTCGGGATCTTCGCCCTCTTCGTCCTTTCCATCA ttatcACCCTGTGCTGCATCTTCAAGTGCCGGATCCCGCGCACGCGGAAGGAGATCGAGGCTCGCTACGCCCAGCGCCAGGCGGCCAAAAACTACGCGGACAAACTGGACACGGTGCCGCCCCTGGGCGAGCTCACCGAAATTCCCGGAG GAGCTGTAATTCCATAA
- the TMIE gene encoding transmembrane inner ear expressed protein isoform X1 translates to MAWDPSWDFWGFSCLVLLRSRLSLAQLIEATTAPPKKKPDPVTSETVVIWGLRLWQVVGIFALFVLSIIITLCCIFKCRIPRTRKEIEARYAQRQAAKNYADKLDTVPPLGELTEIPGGSPENLLTLSGHSQSRPLHSLPVLKEEDEMVFQGI, encoded by the exons ATGGCGTGGGATCCaagctgggatttttggggattttcctgcCTCGTCCTGCTCCGATCCCGACTTTCCCTGGCGCAGCTGATCgag GCCACCACGGCACCTCCCAAAAAAAAGCCGGATCCGGTGACGTCGGAGACCGTGGTGATCTGGGGGCTGCGCCTCTGGCAGGTGGTCGGGATCTTCGCCCTCTTCGTCCTTTCCATCA ttatcACCCTGTGCTGCATCTTCAAGTGCCGGATCCCGCGCACGCGGAAGGAGATCGAGGCTCGCTACGCCCAGCGCCAGGCGGCCAAAAACTACGCGGACAAACTGGACACGGTGCCGCCCCTGGGCGAGCTCACCGAAATTCCCGGAG GCTCTCCTGAAAATCTCCTCACTCTCTCTGGCCACAGCCAATCCAGACCTCTCCactccctgcctgtgctgaagGAAGAGGATGAGATGGTTTTCCAAGGAATTTAG